A segment of the Solanum lycopersicum chromosome 9, SLM_r2.1 genome:
cgtctatttagtcaagtcctttccaaaaatagttaattagaggttttttttaagaaacaaaagttttcaattatttctaagtaaaacAAGTAGCAAGATTAAAATTTTGGTGTTTATCGAGTGATGAGAGTACCTAGGgtataagtgttccccataggtttaTAACGCGGGAATCCCACCTATAATAGTTATTTCctagtgtcttgcatgcaaagtggtatgTTATGTATCTTTAATTCATTGGTCCGTaaactagagaatttcactctgTAACtttgtccggctacgtgtgtttaaattactaacccttaccttttacctcataaagcatcatattcgatgtatgGCGTAGTTACTCATTTGCACCAatcgaaactagcctattagatagtgtattctaaatctatattgataattcttttcctatcaaCTACCACCTGGGTTCGGCAAGTATAAATAGAGCAAGTTCTAAtgtgtgcactcgttaaaaagacttctaaatgaaagaattatcaatacacgCAAAAACCtgttctagaattgttatttagctagttttaccttgttaataacccatggttcccacaaccctagtgtGTATTTAGTTACTCATGCCTAGAAATAAACAATTCATGATTTTTAAACAAGTGTTTGCGTACTTACTTTGACATGTTTGAAGAAAATCCTTAAATAAAACTTGAATTAACGAAAATATCTTGAGAATTGATTCCGAAAACTTGAAGTAATTCCCAATATTCCAAGTTAAACTTCCAATAACAAGAGtatgaaaaaatacaaaaagccAACCCTAAAAACCcgattttaaatcttttttaaactaataaaggcctaaattaaaaggagttCTAAATAAGGAATGTCTATCCAGAAACGCGTCTTCAATCAATGACACCACTGACGGTACGTCGATGGAATGATTGACCGTCAACTGCCTCTGTGGTCCATACATAACATCTTCTTCATCCTTCATCCTTGTATCTTCTCTGATCCAATTAACAGACCAACAACACTGTCCATCGATACACTTATGGTCAGTTGATGCCTTTTTCGTTCCACACTTagtttttcttcaactttgggtaCTGGACTAATCTCTGATCTTATCGACGGTTTTCCAAGACAGTTTGTCTGTCAGTCGACGAACCGTCCATCcttccgtagccccacacttggtcagaatttcTTGATTTGCATCCAGATTCTTGGACCTCCAGTCGAGGACCACAACCTACGTACCTTCGATGGAATGACGGACATCGATGGCATCTTCGATCACCTCTTCTGCATAATCTTCTGCATTTTTGTTTTGGACGactttcctgcaaaacataGATAAAAACCATCAAAATTACTACAAAAGGCCATAGATACATACTAATCTTAACGAAAAAGGATTAAAAGTACCATGAAACCACAGTAAAAATCTGCATGCTCGACTTAAATTCATTCTTTGTCCTAAAGCAACACAGTATGACTCACCATAACacctttgtacaaaagtatcctcATTTAAACTTTCGCAATCATATGGCTGTAAATCCCGATAACTATCATTGCTTTCATCCATGATATCACACTTAGGCTCACTCATGTGAATCAAACCATGACATAGACTTACCACATCGACACCTCTACTCTTTTATCTCTCACAAAGGCACCAACTCTCcaatattgcaactagtgttctCACATGAAAAGATATCCTCCTTTTTTCACTCGGTTGTTAGAAATTAAAGTATGAGGATCATTATTCAAAAATCACACTCAGAACAACTTCAcacaaaaataatacttttcgccataggcttgcccttatttttcaGTGCTTTAAGTTCACCAATTTAGACTTTTTGGATCAGGATAGGACTTTCTATGCTTGTAATGTAGGCTCGGTGTCACGTATCGTACATATGGATTCATTTTAGTGAATAGTGCCCTCCTTTCACATTACGGCTAAGCGTCCTACCTTTTTCAATGTCTATGATGCCAATTTCTTCCATGTCTTGAATTCTTTgccttattttctcctttattccTACTTTTGTGCAAATgactcttcttttatttttattttctctcacTTGATTAAACACTGATTGATTCACCTCTCTTCTTcactatttcatttatttttcctttcacattaattctttcaaccccacttttcgGAACAttactcataatagccacccccAACTCTTGGCTTTGAGTcgaggtacacaatacccaaggttgggtcagggccaagacgagattgttttattaattagccaccctcaacataTGTTTTTGGCCTatgttgaggtgcacatgtccaaaaCGGGGCAAGGGTCAACACATTATACCCAAAAAAGATGAGTTGGGGTAGAAAAGAAAAGTCCATTGTAAGGCCaaaatatttggataaaaaaagggatcaattttattttgttttcttttatttaggctaaagattgGATAATTTGAACAAGGTTCTATGATCCATTCCTAATTGTGTAACACATTACTTTTTGCAGGactaatcaaaaaaaatatagataggTACCAACAGTTTAATATTCCACTTTCCTTACACTCGTTTAAAACCTTATTACCCTACAAGATTATCGGACACCTAGTTTGAATGTTACATTGAGGGTCATGCAatagtgtatctctatgtcatgcttagagacaACACATTGAACATTCACTTTGCTAATCATGCAAGCATTCTATATAGAAacatgatataattttatttagccatcatgcttgatatttcacattcatactttgtacaagatAATAACATGCTGGTTCAACAGTAAAATAACTCGTCTCTTGGAATAAAAGAACACCGGTAAGAAAACCTCAAGAGAGAATTGTGAgttgggatactcagacttcaccctagcactcacatTACATTTACCCCACACCCAACAACAAAATATGCAACTGTCCCAAAAGCATAAGAAATATAAGAACaaggtggtaggtgaagaaaacctGAGGCACATAGCGCCTACGATAACCAAGCTCGTGGATCTGATTTCCCAGAACCTGCTCCACTTTTAGTAGGGACATCATCAATAGTGTTCACAGCAATGTCAGAACCCACAGTGGTGCTCCTCTCAACATCATAAAGTCTTGATCTAGACGCGCTAGGAGCTAACTCGCGCGCCCTCATCTGTTGGGCCTCCTCATCTACAAAACAAGCTTTTGTCAAAACCTCCAACTTAGTACGGTACTTCTTCATAGCCTAAGCCTCCTCACTCTCTCTAGACAGGTGCCATTTGGCATGCTCACGTGGTGGGGGCAGTGGTGCAGTAGAGGTAGTGAATAATGCAGCAAGCACCGTATATTTAGTAGGCTCTGCAAGTGTGGCCTCAGACTCGGGCACCCACACATCAAAAATGGCATCCACATCAGCCCTTAGACTTGCCACAGAAACCTGGATAGTCATCAAATAAATAGTGGGGGATGGCTGGGCGAGGTCTCTCAACTCAAACAAATCGAAGCACTGGTTGACCGCCAGAATCTTCCGCTCAGTCTGCTGGGCAACCTTGTTCTCAATTTGATCCTCAGCCTCGCCAATGGACTtttgcatccaaggctggatataATGCAGCAATGTGGTCATCTAGGCCTCTAGCTTCTGAACCCTAGTAATTGGGACAAGTGCTACTGATGGTGAGATCCAGAGGAACTCGGTGCTCCACTAGTTCCTTGGGCTGACTCTAGTAGGGTGGTGAAGAAAGGCTATGAAGCAACATGATCTGTCCCTTGGGATTGCTCTACCGTATTTTCAAGGTTCTAACCAAACGACTACACCTCCGCTTGGGACTTCCTATTTGATGACACCGCATTggcctcatccttgatgagaCCGATGTTGACTATCCCAGTAGAAGTCCGCAGAACATCAATGTGCCAAATGGGCACTCCATCAGCCCTGCGCAACTCAAAAGTTATAAACGGAAAGAAGTAAGTGGTCGAGGACTTAGAATCCCTCTAATGGATGAATGCCAGCAAAAACCTTGGAAAATAAACCTCGAACCCTCGACAATGGCAGCAACCAAGGCCTCTCTATCCCATATAAGAATGTTGCCAGCAGCTGTGGGGTATAGGCGATGGAAAACCAAGAGCCATATGAACTTGGCAGCAAATATGAGGTTGGCCTTCTAGATAAGGCCTTGGGGCTCCAGCAACTAGTCTTCACCCTCACGTTCTACGGAAATGTGCTAGGCGATCCACCTCTTGGTTGTCTCTCTCAAATCCTTGTCTTGCGGGAAATTGCCCTCTTTAATCAATTTTGACCTATAGTCAAACTAGAGGGTAAGGGCTCCCTGGTTTCATCACCATTAGCAATGTATAAGCAACGTTAAATGTTGGGAAATGATATGTTCAACCGACATCCAAAGACTTGAACATAGGTAAGTTGTGCCTGTTAGGCGGGATTAGACTTCCTATCCAAAGAAGCCTTAAGGGTTTCTACGTAAGAAGCATAGAACTCTTGCACCAACTCCTCAATATAGCGTCCCCCACACCTAGCAATCCAGTTGAGCTGGTGGCGGGTGAAGAGATTATGTATGGCATAGACCGTGTGTAGACTCCCTATAAGAACCCGCTGCTCAACTGTTAGAGTTTGATTCATGACGCCATTATCATTGAGAAGCTTGGCGTCCATGTACGCCTGGTGTTGATCCTCTACACACCACCAGTTTGGCTAATCAACAGTCGGTGAACGATCCTCATGTGGGGGTGACGGAGCAGCCTCCGAACTGTTTCCATCATCAGACGATGTAGAGTGGGTAAGTGCATCCAAAATAGTTACACCCTCAAAACTAGAACCTTAGGCAGCGGCCTCATTTGACCATGTAGAGTGGGATGATACAACATCGGAAGTCTCCTCAATGCCGGAATCTCTTTTAGAACACGAGGCAGACCTAGAGGGGTGTGTCGGTCAATGTTCCCttctcatcagactgggaggcagtgactacgtcgGACGCAAACTTCTTAGGCATGTTCCACGTGGTCCTAGTAACACTTGTCGATGTCTAGGTCCCTCATGGAACATATTTGGCGTCACGCTCATCTTTCGATGATTCAATCACCATCTGACGTAAAGGTGACACTAAATTGGACCGTCCTCTAGAATAGACTAAATCTGTCTTAGAGGCCATTGGTACCTGCAAGTGAGAATTATTACATTTATTGTCATCATCCTAcacataaagaagaagaaaaaacaaatttttatcaaaaggcACATTGAAATGCAGAACTACAGAATAGGACAACGCACTATCGATTGTCCGTCGGTGTAGACTTAGCAAAATTCTAAAGATATATGTCCAAAGTGCTTTTGCATTTAGAAACGACGGACGTGCATAACATTCCGTCAATGAATCGTTGGATTGTAGTCCATATCCATCGTTGGACACTCAGAAAAATTAAGAATGCACCAGAAAATAGGGTTTCAGGTAGGAACAATGGACGTGGATCACGACATGTCGAttaatcgacggaccgtagtctAGTTCCGTTGTCCcttatttaaataaatgtaGGGTGCATCTATCGACGGACCCCATCGACAGTCTGTTGATTCACTGATGGTCAGTAGACTAGGTCTAATACTATCGGGAAGAGAGTGATTTTATTAAGCCATTTTTGTCACCCTGCAAAGGACAATTTCAAGCATATCAAGacacataatttatatatagcAATCAACACACCATTTCATCAATCCTAGGGCttcaattattcaaatttcaataCCTGATTCTAAGAGATCATCAAGCCGTAAGTAAGAAACCAACAAAACACATAGTAGAGCTCAATTAGACATTAGAACCCACAACCATTCACTTTCCATCATTCTAACGACAAAGGCCTTAATTTAAAACAAGCTAATCATGCAAATTTGTCCTTAGTCAAGACCCACatacaattacataattttcGCATGCAAATGAACGAGAATTCATTGAGTGGATGAGAATCACATACCTATACGCTCGAATATAGTGAAGGTGCACCTGAACTTTGCAATAATAACATGAAGCCTGCCTTCAAATATCGActagaaaaattaaagaaaaggatTGGAATTTGGGAAGAAGTGTTTGGGAAACTAAGGGATTTTCGGAGAAGATTGGATATCAGAATGggattatgatgaatttaatgAGGGAGTGATTGGGGGATAAGAATATAAGGGGAGTAAACAGTTGGGGAGAATTATAAAAGGTGGGTGTAACTAAAAGTATGTTATTTTAACATATAGCGGTTCGGGTCGGGTTAGGTTATGGGTTTTAGGGAACTATCGATTCCCCGTCGACGAACAATAAGtcaatcgacggtccgtccacTAATCTGTCGATTGATCCTTAACTTAGACAAAATTAAAACCATACATTGGATCCCGGACGCCATCGACCGTCTCACGATGGGATGATGTCCCATTAATTGGTCCATAGATCAATAAACATAACCAATTTCTGCTGATTTCCTTAGGTTTGGTCCCTGCACATTTAGCACCTAATAAGCCattctttttgtaatttctGCACACCTTATAGACATGGACAATAGACTAATTTCCAGCCAAAACTCTAAAAGAAATAAAGTTAAATCCACACATGACATTAAATGAAAACCAAAATAATGAACCTATTCCTATAAAGACAAGAAAAAAGCTAAAGTTTtctagaggatacatattgggttgcctcccaattAGGGCTTattttaacgtcgcggcacaaGACAAGACTTTTGATTACCCAGACTTCATTAATATGGTCtgcctcaaccacttcatttGCATTTTATGCATGTTTGAGGTAGATTTTGATTCTTTGCAATGTACCTTGAACCTTGCACCCTCCTTGTTATCTAACTCTACTACACCATGAGGGAACACATGAGTGATCAAGaatggaccagtccatttgTACTTGATTTTGACCAAacacaagcgcaacctagagtTGAACAAAAGCACCAAATTCGCGCctttcaatcttttggtcatggtacttcttcatcttttctttgtagagggctaAACTTTCATATGCCTTCAAGGGAAACTCATCAaactcattcaacccatttaatcTCTATTCTGCtgcttcattccaatccattttcagtttcttcatTGCCAACACGGCCCTATTCTCTAACTCAACCGGCATGTGACAAGTCTTCCCATATACATGTTAGTATGGTGACATAGCTTTGGGAGTCTTGTATGCTGTCAAGTAGGCTAAAGAGCATCTtaaagcctccttgaccaatttGTTCTTCTTGCATTAAccattttcactaaaatttgcCTGATTTCTATGATTGACAcgtcaacttgcccactagtctgAAGATGATAAGGAGTGCCTACACtgtggcgaaccccatatttctccaacaAACTTTTAAACAAGTAGTTGCAAAAGAGGGATTAATAATGGCTCTAGGGGTGCTAAATctgaaaaaatatgtttttttttaagaacGCGGTGatactcttcccttcattgtttgaaAGTGCTACGGCTTCCActcattttgacacataatcaaTATCCAGAAGAATGTACTCCATCCTAGGAGAACTCaaaaaagggcccataaagtcaatgcccTACACATCAAACAACTTTATTAGAAGAATGGTatttaaagggagctcttgccTTCTAGAAATACCTCCATCTCTTTGTCACCTGTCACATGCGCTAGAGAATTCATGAAcatcttggtggatggttggctaatagtagccacattgcaaGATTTTATGTGCTATCCGAATccactatgatgcccacccaCAAGTGAGGAGTGGCATGCCTCAATAATACTTAAGATATCAACTTCCGGCGCACAACGACGAATAAGACTATCAGCACAACTCCTACATAAATATGGCTTATCCCAAAAGAATTCTTTCACATCATGCACGAACTTTTTTGTTTGATGAAAGGATAAGTCTGATGGTACTAtatcattattcaaaataattttcaaaatcgGTGAACCACAGAATCAAGTCATTAGGAGAGCCCAAAACATGCTAATtcgggaaagtatcatcaatttcagccttttaACCCAACTCTTGGATAACTTCATCTTATAATTGGGACAAGTGATCGCATCTTGATTTCGctcccttttctatctttcactTCAAAGTCGAATTCTTGCAACAATAAAACCCATCTAATCAATCTTGGCTTCGCATCCTTCTTTgacatcaaatatctcaaaacaGAAAGATCAGTATGCACAATGACTCTCGTaccaagcaaataggagcgaaatttctcgaAAGTAAAACCCACCGCAAGGAGCTCTTGCTCAATCAAAGTATAGTTGTTTTGAGATTCATTAAGGGTTGTGCTAGCATAATAAATGGGGTGAAAgattttatcccttctttgatccaaaaataaacaagagcaaccccactagcgtCACACCTCACCTCTAATGGCTTACTCTAATCTGGGGAAATAATAATGGGTGTACacaccaacttctccttcatCTTATCAAACGCTTTCAGAcgagattcatcaaaataaaatttacactctttctcaagTAATTTGCACAAAgaatgtgcaatttttgaaaaatccttgataAACCTCCGGTCAATGCccgcatgcccaagaaaactcctcacaccttttacagataTGGGTGGAGGAAGTCTTTCTATCATTTCAACTTtggctcgatcaacctctatgcccttctTTGAGATGTGATGACCCAATACAATAGAatctttcaccataaagtgaTATTTCTCCCAGTTTTAGCACAAGGTTgtaatatcgacatcatacatcatTGAAAAGTAGCCGGTGCATTACACAACATAAAAGGAATCCTCTTGAACGCGAAAggacaagtaaaggtggttttctATTGATCCTCCAATGTAATAGAGATTTTGTTGTAACCTGAATACCCATTAAAAAACAATACCACCCCTTTTTTGCGAGCCTATCCAatatctgatccatgaagggcattgGAAAATGGTCCTTCGCAGTCCATGCATTCAACTTCCACTAATCAATACAAAATATCAATCCGGTCACCAgcctcattggaacaagctcaCTAATTTCATTAGGGACCAAAATCATTCCCCCCTTTTACGGCACACACTGAACATGACaaacccaactactatcggcaaTGAGGTATATGATGCGGACATCCAACACTTTGCTTATGATCGGAAATGAGTTGGATTTTCTGTAAGTGAATACCGGGTggaatcccaataatgtccgcaataatCCAACCAATGGCTCATCTAAACCTCTTCAACACCTCTACAAGACACTCCATATGATCCACATTCAAATCCGATGCAATGATAACCGACAGAGAGTCAACTTTTCCCAACAAAacatacctaagatgaggtggtAAATCCTTAAGCTCCAATTTTGGGTCCTCTTCAATAGATGGTTTCGCTGGTAGAGACTCACGCTTTAAACCTAACTccaactttttttatttgaaccGCACAACACCTCGATCAATTTCAACCACCAATTaccatactcttcaataccatcactctTAATATTCATGATCACTGCCACTAGTGAATCTACACCAATGCGCTCATCTATTTCTACCTCAGACGGACTCTCAACTCCGTAGGATATgacagataccgattggagctcaccactctgcctcatggacctaaaAATGTTGAAAGTCACTTTTTCATTGTTTAACTGAAACTTCATCAACCCTTTCTCCATGTCAACTAAGGCGCAACTGGTAGCAAGGAACAACCTCCTAAGAATAATTGACACCACAAAATTAACTTCACAGTCAAGAATCACGAAATTGGCTGAAAATATCAATGAGTACACCTTCACtaacacatcatggagtatcccaataggcCTCTTCACCATTCGATAGGCCATAAGTAAAAACAGTGAGTTGTGGATCACCAAAAACCATCTTCTTGTAGAGAGAAAGAGGCATGAAATTTATGCTTGCCctaagatcacataatgctttagcAAAGTATAACAACCCGATTGTGCATGGAAAAGTGAAAGAAcccgaatcttctttcttttgcacaagagaccttgtagcaatagcactacagtTTTGCATCCAATCATTATCCTCAAAACTATCCGATCTCTTCTTAGTGACCATATATTTCATGAACAtagcataaccgggcatttgttcaagagcttctataAATGGGACATTGATtgaaagttgtttcaacatacTAATAAAACgctggtatttaccatcctcggtcttatTCACCAATCTTTGTGGTAATGTaggtggtggtctaggaatgGAAGTCACCTTTTGGGGTATCTCAGCTTCTTTACCTGATTTTTCCACCAACTCACCATTAACTTCCTCTACTACATCATCTCCTCTAATATAATCTTCTACGccagatggcataggtgggtcaattaTTTTGTTATCCCCTTGAGTAGTGACAGTCATagaatgtccatcatttttggGATCTTGGACGGTATTTCTAGGAAGAGTACTCGGTTGGCGTGGGTTCACAGTAGAAtacaattgggccatttgcaactcaagatgcttgattgagattgcatgtgcatcaaCCTTTGGCCCAATATTCACTAAATCACCTCTCAACTATTTGGCCtactcatcactagcatcaaacctcatTATCATCTTTGGCAACATATTCTCAACTTGCGCCATACTACCTCtaccatccctaggagcaagTTCCacattttgaggtggaacatagggcctACTCCGATTGTTtgtgttaccatagttaccctggttgaagttgttgttgcggttgtagtttc
Coding sequences within it:
- the LOC138338367 gene encoding uncharacterized protein — translated: MAQLYSTVNPRQPSTLPRNTVQDPKNDGHSMTVTTQGDNKIIDPPMPSGVEDYIRGDDVVEEVNGELVEKSGKEAEIPQKVTSIPRPPPTLPQRLVNKTEDGKYQRFISMLKQLSINVPFIEALEQMPGYAMFMKYMVTKKRSDSFEDNDWMQNCSAIATRSLVQKKEDSGSFTFPCTIGLLYFAKALCDLRASINFMPLSLYKKMVFGDPQLTVFTYGLSNGEEAYWDTP